From Herbiconiux flava, one genomic window encodes:
- a CDS encoding response regulator transcription factor: protein MRVAIVDDHESVRLGIRAACQEAGFEVVATSASVSELWVALAGRGCDVVVLDLSLGDGFSVTENVQHALSMGASVLVHSIADRVGLVREALAAGAAGVIPKSAATKTVIASIAAVARGDVLNNLEWASAIDADPEFGKAQLAQRERDVLHLYASGLPLSQVALKLNIKVSTAKEYLDRVRAKYVEVGRPARSKVELLRRAVEDGILALDDNGHVG from the coding sequence GTGCGGGTCGCGATCGTCGACGACCACGAGTCGGTGCGGCTGGGCATCCGGGCCGCCTGTCAGGAGGCCGGCTTCGAGGTCGTCGCCACCAGTGCCTCGGTGAGCGAGCTGTGGGTGGCGCTGGCCGGCCGCGGCTGCGACGTCGTCGTGCTCGACCTCAGCCTCGGGGACGGCTTCTCGGTGACCGAGAACGTGCAGCACGCGCTCTCGATGGGCGCCTCGGTGCTCGTGCACTCGATCGCCGACCGGGTGGGGCTCGTGCGCGAGGCGCTCGCCGCGGGGGCCGCGGGCGTCATCCCGAAGTCGGCCGCCACCAAGACCGTGATCGCCTCGATCGCCGCCGTGGCGCGCGGCGACGTGCTGAACAACCTCGAGTGGGCGAGCGCCATCGACGCCGACCCGGAGTTCGGCAAGGCGCAGCTCGCCCAGCGCGAGCGGGACGTGCTGCACCTCTACGCCTCCGGACTGCCGCTGTCGCAGGTGGCTCTGAAGCTCAACATCAAGGTCTCGACCGCCAAGGAGTACCTCGACCGGGTGCGGGCGAAGTACGTCGAGGTCGGGCGCCCGGCGCGGTCGAAGGTGGAGCTCCTGCGGCGCGCGGTGGAGGACGGCATCCTGGCCCTCGACGACAACGGGCATGTCGGCTAG
- a CDS encoding Maf family protein produces MRLYLASTSPARLALLRQIGIEPVVLPSEVDEDAAVDAENAARLASGRAPLTTAELVQLLAEAKAEAVVAALAALPVEQLPNGEPVDGFVLGGDSAFELDGVAYGKPHLPGVARERWIAQRGRTGVLHSGHWLVDHRGGRRQGAAGRTDQAELTFADDIADAEIEAYVASGEPLLVAGAFTIDGLAAPFIRSITGAPSAVIGMSLPVLRDLLAGFGVSWTELWGPGSGAHPSSN; encoded by the coding sequence ATGCGGCTCTACCTGGCCTCCACCTCCCCCGCCCGGCTCGCGCTGCTGCGCCAGATCGGTATCGAGCCGGTCGTGCTGCCCTCGGAGGTCGACGAGGACGCTGCGGTCGACGCCGAGAACGCGGCCCGTCTGGCCTCCGGCCGGGCGCCGCTGACGACCGCGGAGCTGGTGCAGCTGCTCGCCGAGGCCAAGGCCGAGGCGGTCGTCGCGGCCCTGGCGGCACTGCCCGTCGAGCAGCTGCCGAACGGGGAGCCGGTCGACGGCTTCGTGCTCGGTGGCGACTCGGCCTTCGAGCTCGACGGCGTCGCCTACGGCAAGCCGCACCTCCCCGGGGTCGCGCGCGAACGGTGGATCGCCCAGCGCGGCCGCACGGGGGTGCTGCATTCCGGACACTGGCTCGTCGACCACCGCGGCGGGCGGCGGCAGGGGGCGGCCGGACGCACCGACCAGGCCGAGCTCACCTTCGCCGACGACATCGCCGACGCCGAGATCGAGGCCTACGTGGCCTCCGGAGAGCCGCTGCTGGTCGCCGGGGCGTTCACCATCGACGGGCTGGCGGCCCCGTTCATCCGCTCGATCACCGGGGCGCCGTCGGCCGTGATCGGCATGTCGCTGCCCGTGCTGCGCGATCTGCTCGCCGGCTTCGGGGTGTCGTGGACGGAGCTCTGGGGTCCCGGCTCGGGCGCGCATCCTTCATCGAACTGA
- a CDS encoding acyl-CoA carboxylase epsilon subunit, whose amino-acid sequence MDESTDFAAAEPPFRVVTRGLSAGELAAVTVVVEAAVQQELEQLQSEPTTSTTAWQRSQRSLRAPLEPGPGAWRSFSA is encoded by the coding sequence GTGGACGAATCGACTGACTTCGCGGCCGCCGAACCCCCCTTCCGGGTGGTGACGCGCGGCCTCAGTGCGGGTGAGCTCGCCGCGGTGACGGTGGTCGTCGAGGCCGCCGTGCAGCAGGAGCTCGAGCAGCTGCAGTCCGAGCCGACGACCTCCACGACGGCCTGGCAGCGCAGTCAGCGCTCCCTGCGCGCGCCGCTCGAGCCCGGCCCGGGCGCCTGGCGCTCGTTCTCCGCCTGA
- a CDS encoding sensor histidine kinase — translation MSASSVPLSRAQIDLVLSRLQGLFGFAFALLSIPVLAGSSSTLKPEWGWGIAVVLFGLIAACFVTSLVGRGIRISMTLFAGAFVLALLLWPFAVRSPEAALGVQPWLWYIVIVAVGAAANALPTPWAVVYAIAVPGLFFALRLLPAGGGAPVLIALLDTVYSLVLGAFLVIVNTGLRSAAGGVDDAQRTAVRRYAEAAKRHATEQERTRVDTVVHDRVLSTLLAAARAEGPDDRRRVVAMAEQALVALQSADAESELGGDRPLGSLVERLRALVGTITAEVSFHAEGDIGQPVPARVLEGVYSAAVQAVSNSVQHAGEQGVTRSVRVHCWGASGFSVVISDDGQGFDADAVPADRLGLRVSIRERVDAVGGSASVRSTPGGGTVVVLEWAPGAVRAEEPLA, via the coding sequence ATGTCGGCTAGCAGCGTGCCGCTCAGCCGGGCGCAGATCGACCTGGTGCTGTCGCGCCTGCAGGGGCTGTTCGGCTTCGCCTTCGCGCTGCTGTCGATACCGGTGCTGGCCGGTTCGTCGTCGACACTGAAGCCCGAGTGGGGCTGGGGCATCGCGGTCGTGCTCTTCGGACTGATCGCCGCCTGCTTCGTGACCTCGCTCGTCGGCCGCGGCATCCGGATCAGCATGACCCTGTTCGCCGGGGCGTTCGTGCTCGCCCTGCTGCTCTGGCCGTTCGCGGTGCGGAGCCCGGAGGCCGCGCTCGGGGTGCAGCCGTGGCTGTGGTACATCGTGATCGTCGCCGTGGGGGCGGCCGCGAACGCCCTGCCGACCCCCTGGGCCGTGGTGTACGCGATCGCCGTGCCCGGCCTCTTCTTCGCGCTGCGCCTGCTCCCCGCGGGCGGCGGGGCACCGGTGCTGATCGCCTTGCTCGACACCGTGTACTCGCTCGTGCTCGGCGCCTTCCTCGTGATCGTGAACACCGGGCTGCGCTCGGCGGCGGGCGGGGTCGACGACGCCCAGCGCACCGCCGTGCGCCGCTACGCCGAGGCGGCCAAGCGGCACGCCACCGAGCAGGAGCGCACCCGGGTCGACACCGTCGTGCACGACCGCGTGCTCTCGACCCTGCTCGCCGCCGCCCGGGCCGAGGGCCCCGACGACCGGCGCCGCGTGGTCGCCATGGCCGAACAGGCGCTGGTGGCGCTGCAGAGCGCCGACGCGGAGTCGGAGCTCGGCGGCGACCGCCCGCTCGGCAGCCTGGTCGAGCGGTTGCGCGCACTGGTCGGCACCATCACGGCCGAGGTGTCCTTCCACGCCGAGGGCGACATCGGGCAGCCGGTGCCGGCGCGGGTGCTCGAGGGCGTCTACAGCGCGGCCGTGCAGGCGGTGTCGAACAGCGTGCAGCACGCGGGCGAGCAGGGCGTGACCCGGAGCGTGCGGGTGCACTGCTGGGGAGCATCCGGATTCAGTGTCGTGATCAGCGACGACGGGCAGGGCTTCGACGCCGACGCGGTGCCCGCCGACCGGCTGGGCCTGCGCGTCTCCATCCGCGAACGGGTCGACGCCGTCGGCGGCTCGGCGAGCGTGCGGTCGACCCCGGGCGGCGGCACGGTCGTGGTGCTCGAGTGGGCGCCCGGCGCGGTGCGGGCCGAGGAGCCGCTGGCATGA
- a CDS encoding bifunctional lysylphosphatidylglycerol flippase/synthetase MprF codes for MRKALTFLGRYLATIPVSIGFAVLILVTSLLAGTFFGPPSEVTEDTWAAGVTTVIDMGHWWTIVTALFIPWDPFQLAAGILASLTLLGVAERLLGRRRLVLVFLVTGLLGVSLGVLLQWIGSLAGEWWADGTSYDLTIDPLTPIVGALLASSSLMGPLWRRRVRLVSIGFLLMFTLYVGDTSTVYRLIAGIAGLVIGHYVSGRARRVVWLKSSFGEVRVLIAAVVLITAVGPLVSWLDPNGSGAFGLAGSFYGDIFPTASSIDDFCSTANTDVCDDVKRLAELGGLGPIVQTFVPLALLLVSAWGLRKGRRFALWLGIVTNLAMIVLAFVFLGLILTLADGQNAAVDDTPLQAIDVGEYIVWGGSTIAVPLAVAILLFVNRRRFALKAPREALIRFAVVVAGSGAVLALAYLVVGGFALETFVPKDTTVVDLWFDLPRRFLPVTLVGVTGDVLVPSAGVASFLFQWIGPVFWAVFTVASLQLIASTEQRVNVGDHQRIRALLRRGGGGTLGWMTTWPGNVYWFNATGDAAVAYRVINDVAITMSDPVCLPGTERDVVRDFVAFCDSRSWTPVFYSVHAQFLPAFDELEWQHMSVGEETLMHPQTLEMTGKAWQNVRSSLNRGTREGMTTLWTTYDELSRSYVSQINAISEAWVSEKELPEMGFTLGALEEIKDPDVALMLALDSTGRIAAVTSWLPVYRDGRAVGYTLDFMRRADESMGGTMEFLIASAALHMKELGVEVLSLSGAPLAQAPVPKGSEPPAPTVMTELSDFLARTLEPAYGFSSLFKFKSKFNPTYSTIYMAYPDPLGLPSIGGAIGRAYLPSMSAKETVALVRTLVPRR; via the coding sequence ATGCGCAAGGCACTCACCTTCCTCGGGCGGTACCTCGCCACGATCCCGGTCAGCATCGGCTTCGCCGTCCTGATCCTCGTCACCTCGCTCCTCGCCGGCACCTTCTTCGGTCCGCCCTCCGAGGTCACCGAGGACACCTGGGCCGCCGGCGTCACCACGGTGATCGACATGGGCCACTGGTGGACGATCGTGACGGCCCTGTTCATCCCGTGGGATCCGTTCCAGCTCGCCGCGGGCATCCTGGCCTCACTCACGCTGCTCGGTGTGGCCGAACGGCTGCTCGGCCGGCGCCGGCTCGTGCTGGTCTTCCTCGTCACCGGCCTCCTCGGCGTCTCGCTCGGGGTGCTGCTGCAGTGGATCGGCTCGCTCGCCGGCGAATGGTGGGCCGACGGAACGAGCTACGACCTGACCATCGACCCGCTGACCCCGATCGTCGGTGCGCTGCTGGCGTCGAGCTCGCTGATGGGGCCGCTCTGGCGGCGCCGGGTGCGGCTGGTGTCGATCGGCTTCCTGCTGATGTTCACTCTCTACGTCGGCGACACCTCGACCGTCTACCGCCTGATCGCGGGCATCGCCGGCCTCGTGATCGGCCACTACGTCTCCGGCCGCGCCCGCCGGGTGGTGTGGCTGAAGAGCTCCTTCGGCGAGGTGCGGGTGCTGATCGCGGCCGTCGTGCTGATCACCGCCGTCGGCCCGCTGGTGTCCTGGCTCGACCCGAACGGCAGCGGCGCCTTCGGTCTCGCCGGCAGCTTCTACGGCGACATCTTCCCGACGGCCTCGAGCATCGACGACTTCTGCTCCACCGCGAACACCGACGTCTGCGACGACGTGAAGCGGCTCGCCGAACTCGGCGGGCTCGGCCCGATCGTGCAGACCTTCGTGCCTCTCGCGCTGCTGCTGGTGTCGGCCTGGGGCCTCCGCAAGGGCCGGCGGTTCGCGCTCTGGCTCGGCATCGTGACGAACCTGGCCATGATCGTGCTGGCCTTCGTGTTCCTCGGCCTCATCCTGACCCTCGCGGACGGCCAGAACGCCGCCGTCGACGACACGCCGCTGCAGGCGATCGACGTGGGCGAGTACATCGTCTGGGGCGGCTCGACCATCGCCGTGCCGCTGGCCGTCGCCATCCTGCTGTTCGTGAACCGGCGCCGCTTCGCGCTGAAGGCGCCGCGCGAGGCGCTGATCCGCTTCGCGGTCGTGGTGGCCGGCAGCGGGGCCGTGCTCGCGCTGGCCTACCTCGTGGTGGGCGGCTTCGCGCTCGAGACGTTCGTGCCGAAGGACACCACGGTGGTCGACCTCTGGTTCGACCTGCCCCGGCGCTTCCTGCCGGTCACGCTCGTCGGGGTGACGGGCGACGTGCTCGTGCCCTCCGCCGGGGTGGCCTCGTTCCTCTTCCAGTGGATCGGGCCGGTGTTCTGGGCGGTGTTCACCGTCGCGTCCCTGCAGCTGATCGCCTCGACCGAGCAGCGCGTGAACGTCGGCGATCACCAGCGCATCCGGGCCCTGCTGCGTCGCGGCGGCGGCGGGACGCTCGGCTGGATGACGACCTGGCCGGGCAACGTCTACTGGTTCAACGCCACGGGCGACGCCGCCGTCGCCTACCGCGTGATCAACGACGTGGCCATCACGATGAGCGACCCGGTCTGCCTGCCCGGCACCGAGCGCGACGTGGTGCGCGACTTCGTGGCGTTCTGCGACTCGCGCAGCTGGACGCCCGTGTTCTACAGCGTGCACGCGCAGTTCCTGCCGGCGTTCGACGAACTGGAGTGGCAGCACATGTCCGTCGGCGAGGAGACGCTCATGCACCCGCAGACGCTGGAGATGACGGGCAAGGCCTGGCAGAACGTGCGCTCCTCGCTGAACCGCGGCACCCGCGAGGGCATGACCACGCTCTGGACCACCTACGACGAACTCAGCCGCAGCTACGTCTCGCAGATCAACGCGATCTCCGAGGCCTGGGTCTCGGAGAAGGAGCTGCCCGAGATGGGCTTCACGCTCGGCGCCCTCGAGGAGATCAAGGACCCCGACGTGGCGCTGATGCTGGCTCTCGACTCCACGGGGCGCATCGCCGCCGTGACCAGCTGGCTGCCGGTGTACCGCGACGGCCGCGCCGTCGGCTACACGCTCGACTTCATGCGCCGCGCCGACGAGTCCATGGGCGGCACCATGGAGTTCCTGATCGCCTCGGCCGCGCTGCACATGAAGGAGCTCGGGGTCGAGGTGCTGTCGCTCTCGGGGGCGCCGCTCGCCCAGGCTCCCGTGCCGAAGGGATCGGAGCCGCCGGCGCCGACCGTGATGACCGAGCTGAGCGACTTCCTCGCCCGCACGCTCGAGCCGGCCTACGGCTTCTCGTCGCTGTTCAAATTCAAGTCCAAGTTCAACCCGACGTACTCGACGATCTACATGGCCTACCCCGACCCGCTCGGGCTGCCGTCGATCGGCGGGGCGATCGGGAGGGCGTACCTGCCGTCGATGAGCGCCAAGGAGACGGTGGCGCTGGTGCGCACGCTGGTGCCGCGGCGGTAA
- a CDS encoding class I SAM-dependent RNA methyltransferase produces MPDTDSELLELTIDNVAHGGVFVARHEGRVVFVADAIPGERVLARVVDAKSSFWRADTVEVLEASPDRVPHVWAAAALERDPSARAGGAEFGHIALERQRALKGQVLTEALARFGRIDRPVEVEAVPGEADGTRWRSRVRLHVGRGGRIGPYAARSHTIVPVDSLPLATEAIEAEARGVAGALELGGQGAAAVDLVETADGELRVSLVAEELSKSGGRGDGRRGGRQGGRNAGGRGGRGGGRASGAGERSSTPAEKPATILERVGDREFRLAENGFWQVHRSAAQVLTSAVQELTREDLVDPRAANHDLYGGVGLLAAAFADRFGQATRITSVESEATATDHAAENLSEWIGALAVTGRVDRYLAELERDASAEDKRRLAAATMVIDPPRSGAGKEVVGALTRLSVAQVVYVACDPVAFARDVAFFGEAGYELDRVRAFDLFPHTHHLETVGVLVRS; encoded by the coding sequence ATGCCTGACACCGACAGCGAGCTCCTCGAGCTGACCATCGACAATGTAGCCCACGGCGGGGTCTTCGTCGCCCGGCACGAGGGCCGCGTGGTCTTCGTCGCCGACGCGATCCCGGGCGAGCGCGTTCTCGCCCGCGTCGTCGACGCCAAGTCGTCGTTCTGGCGCGCCGACACCGTCGAGGTGCTCGAGGCCTCGCCCGACCGGGTGCCCCACGTCTGGGCCGCGGCGGCGCTCGAGCGCGACCCCTCCGCTCGCGCCGGCGGTGCCGAGTTCGGGCACATCGCCCTCGAGCGCCAGCGCGCCCTGAAGGGCCAGGTGCTGACGGAGGCACTCGCCCGCTTCGGCCGGATCGACCGCCCGGTCGAGGTCGAGGCCGTGCCCGGTGAGGCCGACGGCACCCGCTGGCGCAGCCGGGTGCGCCTGCACGTCGGCCGCGGCGGACGCATCGGCCCCTATGCCGCGCGCTCGCACACCATCGTGCCGGTGGACTCCCTGCCGCTCGCCACCGAGGCCATCGAGGCCGAGGCCCGTGGCGTGGCCGGAGCCCTGGAGCTCGGCGGTCAGGGCGCCGCCGCCGTCGACCTCGTCGAGACCGCCGACGGGGAGCTGCGGGTCTCGCTCGTCGCCGAGGAGCTGTCCAAGTCGGGCGGACGCGGAGACGGCCGCCGCGGGGGACGCCAGGGCGGGCGGAACGCGGGAGGCCGGGGAGGCCGTGGCGGTGGCCGCGCATCCGGAGCAGGCGAGCGCAGCAGCACCCCCGCCGAGAAGCCCGCGACCATTCTCGAGCGGGTGGGCGACCGCGAGTTCCGCCTGGCCGAGAACGGCTTCTGGCAGGTGCACCGCTCGGCCGCCCAGGTGCTGACGAGCGCGGTGCAGGAGCTGACGCGGGAGGACCTCGTCGACCCGCGCGCCGCCAATCACGACCTCTACGGCGGCGTCGGCCTGCTCGCCGCCGCCTTCGCCGACCGCTTCGGCCAGGCCACCCGCATCACGAGCGTCGAGAGCGAGGCGACCGCCACCGACCACGCCGCCGAGAACCTCTCGGAGTGGATCGGCGCCCTCGCCGTGACCGGCCGCGTCGACCGCTACCTCGCCGAGCTCGAGCGCGACGCCTCGGCGGAGGACAAGCGGCGCCTGGCCGCCGCGACCATGGTGATCGACCCGCCGCGCTCCGGCGCCGGCAAGGAGGTCGTCGGGGCGCTCACCCGCTTGAGCGTGGCCCAGGTGGTCTACGTCGCCTGCGACCCGGTGGCCTTCGCCCGCGACGTCGCGTTCTTCGGCGAGGCCGGTTACGAGCTCGACCGGGTGCGCGCCTTCGACCTGTTCCCGCACACCCATCACCTCGAGACGGTCGGCGTGCTGGTGCGCTCCTAG